The following are from one region of the Streptomyces fradiae genome:
- a CDS encoding AIM24 family protein — MKSDLFSKEHLAEAAQIPGMTLQNAKSVKYTVNGEMHARQGSMVAFRGNLQFEHKSQGLGGLLKRAVTGEGLALMAVRGQGEAWFAHEAQNCFIVEIEQGDALTVNGRNVLCFDATLHYEIKTVKGAGMTGGGLFNSVFTGYGKLALMCEGNPIVIPVTPQAPVFVDTDAVVGWSADLQTSLHRSQSFGSMIRGGSGEAVQLRLDGQGFVVVRPSEATPPKVSN, encoded by the coding sequence ATGAAGAGCGACCTTTTCAGCAAGGAACACCTCGCCGAGGCGGCGCAGATACCGGGGATGACCCTCCAGAACGCCAAGTCGGTCAAGTACACCGTCAACGGGGAGATGCACGCCCGGCAGGGCTCGATGGTCGCCTTCCGGGGGAACCTGCAGTTCGAGCACAAGAGCCAGGGCCTCGGCGGGCTGCTCAAGCGCGCCGTGACCGGCGAGGGCCTGGCGCTGATGGCCGTACGCGGCCAGGGCGAGGCGTGGTTCGCGCACGAGGCGCAGAACTGCTTCATCGTCGAGATCGAGCAGGGCGACGCGCTCACCGTCAACGGCCGCAACGTGCTGTGCTTCGACGCCACGCTGCACTACGAGATCAAGACGGTGAAGGGCGCCGGCATGACCGGCGGCGGCCTGTTCAACAGCGTCTTCACCGGCTACGGCAAGCTCGCCCTGATGTGCGAGGGCAACCCGATCGTCATCCCGGTCACCCCGCAGGCGCCCGTCTTCGTCGACACCGACGCCGTCGTCGGCTGGAGCGCCGATCTGCAGACCTCGCTGCACCGCTCGCAGTCCTTCGGCTCGATGATCCGCGGCGGCTCGGGCGAGGCGGTGCAACTGCGCCTGGACGGCCAGGGCTTCGTCGTCGTCCGCCCGAGCGAGGCCACCCCGCCGAAGGTGTCCAACTGA
- a CDS encoding FAD-dependent oxidoreductase, protein MSERLVVIGGDAAGMSAASQARRLKGPDELEIVAFERGHFSSYSACGIPYWVGGDVPVRDKLIARSPEEHRARDIDLRTRTEVVEIDVAGQRVRARDLESGAETWTGFDKLVIATGARPLRPPLPGIDAPGVHGVQTLDDGEALLASLDRAKGRRAVVVGAGYIGVEMAEALLGHGFEVTVLNRGEQPMATLDPDMGRLVHEAMDGLGITTVGSSPVRKVLTGGDGRVRAVATDSGEYPADVVVLGTGVVPETGLARAAGLPLGAYGGLLTDLAMRVRGHENIWAGGDCVEVLDLVSGRERHIALGTHANKHGQVIGANVGGGYATFPGVVGTAVSKVCDLEIARTGLREKDAREVGLRYVTVTIESTSRAGYYPGAALMTVKMLAERRTGRLLGVQIVGREGAAKRVDIAAVALTAGMTVEQMTALDLGYAPPFSPVWDPVLVAARKAVTAVRAAG, encoded by the coding sequence ATGAGCGAACGACTGGTGGTCATCGGGGGCGACGCCGCGGGCATGTCCGCCGCCTCGCAGGCGCGCAGGCTCAAGGGGCCGGACGAACTGGAGATCGTCGCCTTCGAGCGGGGGCACTTCAGCTCGTACTCGGCCTGCGGCATCCCGTACTGGGTCGGCGGCGACGTACCCGTACGGGACAAGCTGATCGCCCGCAGCCCGGAGGAGCACCGGGCCCGGGACATCGACCTGCGGACCCGGACCGAGGTGGTCGAGATCGACGTCGCCGGGCAGCGGGTGCGCGCCCGGGACCTGGAGTCGGGCGCGGAGACGTGGACCGGCTTCGACAAGCTGGTGATCGCGACCGGGGCGCGGCCGCTGCGCCCGCCGCTGCCGGGCATCGACGCGCCGGGCGTGCACGGGGTGCAGACCCTGGACGACGGGGAGGCGCTGCTGGCCTCGCTGGACCGGGCGAAGGGCCGGCGGGCGGTGGTGGTCGGCGCCGGGTACATCGGCGTGGAGATGGCGGAGGCGCTGCTCGGCCACGGCTTCGAGGTGACGGTCCTGAACCGGGGCGAGCAGCCGATGGCGACCCTGGACCCGGACATGGGGCGGCTGGTGCACGAGGCGATGGACGGTCTGGGCATCACCACGGTCGGCTCGTCGCCGGTGAGGAAGGTCCTCACCGGCGGGGACGGCCGGGTGCGGGCGGTGGCGACGGACTCGGGCGAGTACCCGGCGGACGTGGTCGTCCTCGGTACGGGTGTGGTGCCGGAGACGGGCCTCGCGCGGGCGGCGGGGCTGCCCCTCGGCGCGTACGGCGGGCTGCTCACCGATCTGGCGATGCGGGTGCGGGGGCACGAGAACATCTGGGCCGGCGGCGACTGCGTGGAGGTCCTCGACCTGGTGTCGGGCCGCGAGCGGCACATCGCGCTCGGCACGCACGCCAACAAGCACGGCCAGGTGATCGGTGCGAACGTGGGCGGCGGCTACGCGACCTTCCCGGGCGTGGTGGGCACGGCGGTGTCCAAGGTGTGCGACCTGGAGATCGCCCGGACCGGGCTGCGCGAGAAGGACGCCCGCGAGGTGGGCCTGCGCTATGTGACGGTCACGATCGAGTCGACGAGCCGCGCGGGCTACTACCCGGGGGCGGCGCTGATGACGGTGAAGATGCTCGCGGAGCGCCGCACCGGCCGGCTGCTCGGCGTGCAGATCGTGGGCCGCGAGGGCGCGGCGAAGCGGGTGGACATCGCGGCGGTGGCGCTGACGGCCGGGATGACGGTGGAGCAGATGACGGCCCTGGACCTGGGGTACGCGCCGCCGTTCTCGCCGGTGTGGGACCCGGTCCTGGTGGCGGCGCGGAAGGCGGTGACGGCCGTACGGGCGGCGGGGTGA
- the hemG gene encoding protoporphyrinogen oxidase, protein MNANAQQVAGGPEVVVVGGGISGLAAAHRLVTAGARVTLLEGGDRIGGKLLAGQIAGAPVDLGAESLLARRPEAVALAERVGLAGRIQAPATTTASVWSRGELVPMPKGHVMGVPADGRAVEGLLSAEAVERIGRDRELPPTEIGEDIAIGAYVAERMGHEVVDRLVEPLLGGVYAGDAYRISMKAAVPALFHAARAHATLGEAVRAVQRAGAATPSDAAGAGTGLGGAGSTAGPTPGPGGAPFAGLEGGVGTLPLAVADAIRAAGGTILTLTPVTELRRTGATGGWQVVTPDRTYTADAVVLATPAGPAAALLGAHAPAAATELAAVEYASMALVTLAFQRSEISALPGSGFLVPPVDGHTIKASTFSSAKWRWVTDGAPDLFVLRTSVGRHGEEAQVHREDADLVDVSLKDLAAATGLTARPVASTVTRWLGGLPQYPVGHLARVERIRAAVAGLPGLALAGAVYEGVGIPACVASAERAADEIIATSKTTHPGAGHAS, encoded by the coding sequence ATGAACGCGAACGCGCAGCAGGTCGCGGGCGGTCCCGAGGTCGTCGTCGTGGGCGGCGGCATCTCCGGTCTCGCCGCGGCGCACCGACTCGTCACCGCGGGCGCCCGGGTGACCCTCCTGGAGGGCGGCGACCGGATCGGCGGAAAACTGCTCGCCGGGCAGATCGCCGGCGCCCCCGTGGACCTCGGTGCCGAGTCGCTGCTCGCCCGCCGCCCCGAGGCCGTCGCGCTCGCCGAACGGGTCGGCCTGGCCGGCCGCATCCAGGCCCCCGCCACCACCACCGCCTCCGTCTGGTCCCGCGGCGAGCTCGTGCCCATGCCGAAGGGCCATGTCATGGGCGTCCCCGCCGACGGCCGGGCCGTCGAGGGGCTGCTCTCCGCCGAGGCGGTCGAGCGGATCGGCCGCGACCGCGAACTCCCGCCGACCGAGATCGGCGAGGACATCGCCATCGGCGCGTACGTCGCCGAGCGCATGGGCCACGAGGTCGTCGACCGGCTCGTCGAACCCCTCCTCGGCGGCGTGTACGCGGGCGACGCGTACCGCATCTCCATGAAGGCCGCCGTCCCCGCGCTCTTCCACGCCGCCCGCGCGCACGCCACCCTCGGCGAGGCCGTCCGCGCCGTGCAGCGGGCCGGCGCGGCCACCCCGAGCGACGCGGCCGGCGCCGGTACGGGCCTGGGCGGGGCCGGTTCCACCGCGGGCCCCACGCCGGGCCCCGGCGGCGCCCCCTTCGCCGGCCTCGAAGGCGGCGTCGGCACCCTCCCGCTCGCCGTCGCCGACGCGATCCGCGCCGCCGGCGGCACGATCCTGACCCTTACCCCGGTCACGGAACTGCGCCGCACCGGCGCGACCGGCGGCTGGCAGGTCGTGACCCCGGACCGTACGTACACCGCCGACGCCGTCGTCCTCGCCACCCCCGCCGGGCCCGCCGCCGCGCTCCTCGGCGCCCACGCCCCGGCAGCGGCCACCGAACTGGCCGCCGTCGAGTACGCCTCCATGGCCCTGGTGACCCTCGCCTTCCAGCGCAGCGAGATCTCGGCCCTCCCGGGCTCCGGCTTCCTCGTCCCGCCCGTCGACGGCCACACCATCAAGGCCTCCACCTTCTCCAGCGCGAAGTGGCGCTGGGTGACCGACGGCGCCCCCGACCTCTTCGTCCTGCGCACCTCCGTCGGCCGGCACGGCGAGGAGGCGCAGGTGCACCGCGAGGACGCCGACCTCGTCGACGTCTCCCTCAAGGACCTGGCCGCCGCCACCGGACTCACCGCCCGGCCCGTCGCCTCCACCGTGACCCGCTGGCTCGGAGGGCTGCCCCAGTACCCGGTCGGCCACCTCGCCCGCGTCGAGCGGATCCGCGCCGCCGTCGCCGGCCTGCCCGGACTCGCCCTCGCGGGCGCCGTCTACGAGGGCGTCGGCATCCCCGCCTGCGTCGCCTCCGCCGAGCGCGCGGCCGACGAGATCATCGCCACGTCGAAAACCACCCACCCTGGTGCGGGGCACGCATCGTGA
- a CDS encoding alpha/beta hydrolase: MRMKSVALVLSALLAPTAVAVPRADAPPSESRGVTAAARAAAAAGIAFGPCAKAEKLPAPVECGTVRVPLDYADPDGTRIPLTVSRVKASGPAAERQGALVYNPGGPGASSTYFPLAAGLPAWQRISAAYDLVGYAPRGVGRSAPVSCQDPADRTKGPTLAPTVPSEVFKQERIARAKTYADGCARRTGAALRHYHSLNNARDLEVLRAALGERRLTYMGASYGTYFGALYASLFPHRVRRMVFDAPVNPAPEQVWYVNNLDQSLAFERRWTDFRTWAAKHDEVYGLGATAGEVARSYEKVRAELAAAPAGGKVGPGQLHSAMLQALYDDRFWAARAGALGAYLKGDPKPLVAQAGPADPPPGRAEGAEVADPGNAGAVYTAVECNDAPWPEDFALWDRDNTRLARQAPFETWDNVWANLPCAYWTTPRQKPLDVRTGPGVLPPVLILAAERDAAAPYEGALELQRRLGGAALVTERDAGSHGIGGGANACVNAYLERYLLTGAVPDAARVPSEGTPVRRASCAPHPEPDPVSLERAAKLRRPSDLPGQGVTARLGAGR, from the coding sequence ATGCGCATGAAGTCCGTCGCGCTCGTGCTGTCCGCTCTCCTCGCGCCCACCGCCGTCGCCGTGCCCCGCGCCGACGCCCCGCCCTCCGAGAGCCGGGGCGTCACCGCCGCCGCCCGGGCCGCGGCGGCCGCGGGGATCGCCTTCGGGCCCTGTGCCAAGGCAGAGAAGCTGCCGGCGCCGGTGGAGTGCGGCACCGTGCGGGTGCCGCTGGACTACGCGGACCCGGACGGCACCCGGATCCCGCTCACCGTCAGCCGGGTGAAGGCCTCGGGGCCGGCGGCCGAGCGGCAGGGCGCCCTGGTCTACAACCCGGGCGGGCCGGGGGCCTCGTCGACGTACTTCCCGCTGGCCGCCGGGCTCCCGGCCTGGCAGCGGATCTCCGCCGCGTACGACCTGGTGGGCTATGCCCCGCGCGGGGTGGGCCGGTCGGCGCCGGTGTCGTGCCAGGACCCGGCGGACCGTACGAAGGGGCCGACGCTCGCGCCCACCGTGCCGTCGGAGGTGTTCAAGCAGGAGCGGATCGCGCGCGCCAAGACGTACGCCGACGGCTGTGCCCGGCGTACGGGCGCGGCCCTGCGGCACTACCACTCGCTGAACAACGCCCGCGATCTGGAGGTGCTGCGGGCGGCGCTGGGCGAGCGGCGGCTGACGTACATGGGCGCGTCCTACGGCACGTACTTCGGGGCCCTGTACGCGTCGCTGTTCCCGCACCGGGTGCGGCGGATGGTGTTCGACGCGCCGGTGAACCCGGCGCCGGAGCAGGTCTGGTACGTGAACAACCTCGACCAGTCGCTGGCGTTCGAGCGGCGCTGGACGGACTTCCGTACGTGGGCGGCGAAGCACGACGAGGTGTACGGGCTCGGCGCGACGGCCGGCGAGGTGGCGCGGAGCTACGAGAAGGTGCGGGCCGAGCTGGCGGCGGCGCCGGCGGGCGGGAAGGTCGGGCCCGGGCAGCTGCATTCGGCGATGCTGCAGGCGCTGTACGACGACCGGTTCTGGGCCGCGCGGGCGGGCGCCCTCGGCGCGTATCTGAAGGGCGATCCGAAGCCGCTGGTCGCGCAGGCGGGTCCGGCCGATCCGCCGCCCGGGCGTGCGGAGGGCGCCGAGGTGGCCGATCCGGGGAACGCGGGGGCCGTCTACACGGCGGTGGAGTGCAACGACGCGCCGTGGCCCGAGGACTTCGCGCTCTGGGACCGGGACAACACGCGGCTCGCGCGCCAGGCGCCGTTCGAGACCTGGGACAACGTGTGGGCGAACCTGCCCTGCGCGTACTGGACGACGCCGCGGCAGAAGCCGCTGGACGTACGGACGGGGCCCGGGGTGCTGCCGCCGGTGCTGATCCTGGCGGCGGAGCGGGACGCGGCGGCGCCGTACGAAGGGGCCCTGGAGTTGCAGCGCAGGCTGGGCGGCGCGGCGCTGGTGACCGAGCGGGACGCCGGGTCGCACGGCATCGGGGGCGGCGCGAACGCCTGCGTGAACGCCTATCTGGAGCGGTATCTGCTCACCGGCGCCGTGCCGGACGCGGCGAGGGTCCCGTCGGAAGGGACGCCGGTGCGGCGCGCGTCATGCGCGCCGCACCCGGAGCCGGACCCGGTGTCGCTGGAGCGGGCGGCGAAGCTTCGCCGGCCGTCTGATCTTCCGGGTCAAGGGGTCACCGCCCGGCTGGGCGCCGGGCGGTGA
- a CDS encoding TIGR04222 domain-containing membrane protein, which produces MAGPAPLPYNRIMVWVPLFLVALVVTGIACARACRDAVTADLLGRGAAPELTVLEAAYLAGGPLRVADLTLVSLHRARLVLLAHTGWATVVDAAGGRDELERTVLGAIGPDGQSPIPAVRPLVAEAACVRALADGLVARGLALPEPARRATVAGGRGLRAAFLLTLGLGAAAALLVPEGERGPVLAWFALPLLAAGLCLLVARADAPGCWASPAGRRLLAELSPRDPMTALARRGTAVLEPELRAAFRTAFRVHDTRHRP; this is translated from the coding sequence GTGGCGGGCCCGGCCCCGCTGCCGTACAACCGGATCATGGTCTGGGTCCCGCTGTTCCTCGTCGCCCTCGTGGTCACCGGCATCGCCTGCGCGCGGGCCTGCCGGGACGCCGTCACGGCCGACCTGCTGGGGCGGGGCGCGGCGCCCGAACTGACCGTCCTGGAGGCGGCGTACCTCGCGGGCGGGCCGCTGCGGGTCGCCGACCTGACCCTGGTGAGCCTGCACCGGGCGCGGCTCGTGCTGCTCGCGCACACCGGCTGGGCGACGGTCGTGGACGCGGCCGGCGGGCGGGACGAGCTGGAGCGGACGGTGCTCGGGGCGATCGGCCCGGACGGGCAGTCGCCGATCCCGGCGGTCCGGCCGCTGGTGGCCGAGGCGGCCTGTGTACGGGCGCTCGCGGACGGCCTGGTGGCGCGCGGGCTCGCGCTGCCGGAGCCCGCGCGGCGGGCCACGGTGGCGGGCGGCCGGGGACTGCGGGCCGCGTTCCTGCTGACCCTGGGGCTCGGCGCGGCGGCGGCACTGCTGGTGCCGGAGGGCGAACGCGGCCCGGTGCTCGCCTGGTTCGCGCTGCCGCTGCTCGCGGCGGGCCTGTGCCTGCTGGTCGCCCGCGCCGACGCGCCCGGCTGCTGGGCCTCCCCCGCCGGGCGCCGGCTGCTCGCGGAGCTCTCGCCCCGCGACCCGATGACGGCCCTGGCCCGCCGGGGCACGGCGGTGCTCGAACCGGAGCTGCGGGCCGCCTTCCGGACCGCCTTTCGGGTACATGACACCCGACACCGGCCGTAG
- the hemQ gene encoding hydrogen peroxide-dependent heme synthase yields MSAPEKIPNAGKKAKDLNEVIRYTLWSVFKLRDVLPEDRSGYADEVQELFDQLAAKDITIRGTYDLSGLRADADVMIWWHAETSDELQEAYSLFRRTKLGRALEPVWSNMALHRPAEFNKSHIPAFLADETPRDYVSVYPFVRSYDWYLLPDEDRRRMLADHGKMARGYPDVRANTVASFSLGDYEWILAFEADELHRIVDLMRHLRGSEARMHVREEIPFYTGRRKSVADLVAGLA; encoded by the coding sequence ATGAGTGCGCCCGAAAAGATCCCGAACGCCGGTAAGAAGGCGAAGGACCTCAACGAGGTCATCCGCTACACCCTGTGGTCTGTGTTCAAGCTGCGCGACGTTCTGCCCGAGGACCGGAGCGGCTACGCCGACGAGGTCCAGGAGCTGTTCGACCAGCTCGCCGCCAAGGACATCACCATCCGCGGCACGTACGACCTGTCCGGTCTGCGCGCCGACGCCGACGTGATGATCTGGTGGCACGCCGAGACGAGCGACGAGCTCCAGGAGGCGTACAGCCTCTTCCGCCGTACGAAGCTGGGCCGCGCCCTTGAGCCGGTCTGGTCGAACATGGCGCTGCACCGCCCCGCCGAGTTCAACAAGTCGCACATCCCGGCCTTCCTGGCCGACGAGACCCCCCGCGACTACGTCTCGGTCTACCCGTTCGTGCGCTCGTACGACTGGTACCTGCTGCCCGACGAGGACCGCCGCCGGATGCTCGCCGACCACGGCAAGATGGCCCGCGGCTACCCGGACGTGCGCGCCAACACGGTCGCCTCCTTCTCGCTCGGCGACTACGAGTGGATCCTCGCCTTCGAGGCCGACGAGCTGCACCGCATCGTCGACCTCATGCGTCACCTGCGCGGCTCCGAGGCGCGGATGCACGTCCGCGAGGAGATCCCGTTCTACACCGGCCGCCGCAAGAGCGTCGCCGACCTGGTGGCGGGCCTGGCCTGA
- a CDS encoding MerR family transcriptional regulator, which yields MDWPIAEVARMSGVTARTLRHYDEIGLLPPARIGSNGHRYYGERQLLLLQQILVLRGLGLGLDDIGRVLAEQVDEVAALRGHHRRLLAERDRLDTLAATVSCTIAELEQSRKDDAPMTVNRPENLFDGVRPAQYEESLRDFPEHAEAVARRVAAMTPEDIEAGQRERTAQMIRLAELMAAGHPADAEPVRAEIDAQYRALIALRPVTAEEYRAIGRSCVDNPAWRAAYEAVAPGLAAYQRDAIEAHAASRLGD from the coding sequence ATGGACTGGCCGATCGCGGAGGTCGCCCGGATGTCGGGCGTGACCGCCCGGACCCTGCGGCACTACGACGAGATCGGCCTGCTGCCGCCCGCGCGGATCGGCTCCAACGGCCACCGCTACTACGGCGAGCGCCAGCTGCTGCTCCTGCAGCAGATCCTCGTCCTGCGCGGGCTCGGCCTCGGCCTCGATGACATCGGCCGGGTCCTGGCCGAGCAGGTCGACGAGGTGGCGGCCCTGCGCGGGCACCACCGGCGGCTGCTCGCCGAACGGGACCGGCTCGACACCCTGGCCGCCACCGTCTCCTGCACGATCGCCGAACTGGAGCAGTCCAGGAAGGACGACGCGCCCATGACCGTCAACCGCCCCGAGAACCTGTTCGACGGCGTCCGGCCCGCGCAGTACGAGGAGTCCCTGCGCGACTTCCCCGAGCACGCCGAAGCGGTCGCCCGCCGGGTCGCCGCGATGACCCCCGAGGACATCGAGGCCGGGCAGCGCGAGCGCACGGCCCAGATGATCCGCCTCGCCGAACTCATGGCCGCGGGCCACCCCGCCGACGCCGAGCCCGTGCGGGCCGAGATCGACGCCCAGTACCGGGCCCTGATCGCGCTGCGCCCGGTGACCGCCGAGGAGTACCGCGCGATCGGCCGCTCCTGCGTCGACAACCCCGCCTGGCGCGCGGCCTACGAGGCCGTCGCGCCCGGCCTGGCCGCGTACCAGCGGGACGCCATCGAGGCCCATGCCGCGAGCCGGCTCGGCGACTGA
- a CDS encoding DUF692 family multinuclear iron-containing protein: MKKLGVGIGWRPEIAEAVEALAGVDWVEVVAENICAGHLPDSLVRLKGRGVTVVPHGVSLGLGGADRPDAGRLDALARKAEALGAPLVTEHIAFVRAGGPLTATPLLEAGHLLPVPRTWDALDVLCENVRIAQDALPVPLALENIAALVAWPGEELTEGQFLAELVERTGVRLLIDVANLHTNHVNRGEDPAEALSALPVESLAYVHVAGGLERDGVWHDTHAHPVSPAVLDVLADLSARVAPPGVLLERDDRFPAPEELAAELAAIRTTVETARSRPLLIGAGARASGGAMPVAPVPVRTPAPVPPPRTVDAAAARQRVGLAEAALLSALVAGTPAPEGFDVKRLGVQSRALAAKRADVVAKVAPELPEILGAEYRPAFLAYARKRSMTDGYRHDALDFVETLLVAGRPEDDAARARLTAWWRERAGIRPPGPAARLGHRIRTALSKTALGKTALGRGEKE; the protein is encoded by the coding sequence ATGAAGAAGCTCGGGGTCGGGATCGGGTGGCGGCCGGAGATCGCGGAGGCGGTCGAGGCGCTGGCCGGGGTCGACTGGGTGGAGGTCGTCGCCGAGAACATCTGCGCCGGCCACCTGCCCGACTCCCTGGTACGGCTGAAGGGGCGCGGGGTCACCGTCGTGCCGCACGGGGTGTCGCTCGGGCTCGGCGGGGCGGACCGGCCCGACGCCGGGCGGCTCGACGCGCTCGCACGGAAGGCGGAGGCGCTGGGGGCGCCGCTGGTGACGGAGCACATCGCGTTCGTACGGGCCGGGGGCCCGCTGACCGCGACGCCGCTCCTGGAGGCCGGGCACCTGCTGCCGGTGCCGCGCACCTGGGACGCCCTCGACGTGCTCTGCGAGAACGTGCGGATCGCGCAGGACGCCCTGCCGGTGCCGCTGGCCCTGGAGAACATCGCCGCCCTGGTCGCCTGGCCGGGCGAGGAGCTGACGGAGGGGCAGTTCCTGGCCGAGCTGGTGGAGCGCACGGGGGTGCGGCTGCTCATCGACGTGGCCAACCTGCACACCAACCACGTCAACCGGGGCGAGGACCCGGCCGAGGCGCTGTCCGCGCTGCCGGTCGAGTCCCTCGCGTACGTGCACGTGGCGGGCGGCCTGGAGCGGGACGGGGTCTGGCACGACACCCACGCGCACCCGGTGTCCCCGGCGGTGCTCGACGTGCTCGCCGACCTGTCGGCGCGGGTCGCCCCGCCGGGCGTGCTCCTGGAGCGGGACGACCGGTTCCCGGCGCCGGAGGAGCTGGCCGCCGAGCTGGCCGCGATCCGTACGACGGTGGAGACCGCCCGGTCCCGGCCGCTGCTGATCGGCGCGGGCGCCCGGGCCTCGGGCGGCGCGATGCCGGTCGCGCCCGTGCCTGTACGCACGCCGGCACCCGTGCCCCCACCCCGTACGGTCGACGCGGCGGCGGCCCGGCAGCGGGTCGGCCTCGCCGAGGCCGCGCTGCTTTCCGCGCTGGTCGCCGGGACGCCCGCGCCGGAGGGCTTCGACGTGAAGCGGCTCGGCGTGCAGAGCCGGGCGCTCGCGGCCAAGCGGGCGGACGTGGTGGCGAAGGTGGCGCCGGAGCTGCCGGAGATCCTCGGCGCGGAGTACCGGCCGGCCTTCCTCGCGTATGCCCGGAAGCGCTCCATGACCGACGGCTACCGGCACGACGCCCTCGACTTCGTCGAGACGCTGCTCGTCGCCGGCCGCCCCGAGGACGACGCGGCCCGCGCCCGCCTCACCGCCTGGTGGCGGGAACGGGCGGGCATCCGGCCGCCCGGCCCGGCGGCCCGCCTCGGCCACCGGATCCGTACCGCACTGAGCAAGACCGCACTGGGCAAGACCGCACTGGGAAGGGGTGAGAAGGAGTGA
- a CDS encoding peptidyl-tRNA hydrolase — protein sequence MSSNDLPDNDPRDEKPQFVLPLVVRIERAAPPARTDALETSARAVLEILADERSQGEGEWARAIEDWQDARIRKVVRRARGAEWRRAEALPGLTVTSAQGTEVRVFPPVPLDGWPKDLARLQVSGTDLEDPAAPGPAPAEWPVLWLNPELDMSAGKTMAQTGHGAQLLWWRLSDADRKAWRAAGFPLSVRTADPARWPHLTSGELPVVQDAGFTEIAPGSCTVVSEYPALGIRAADGA from the coding sequence GTGAGCAGCAACGACCTCCCTGACAACGATCCCCGTGACGAGAAGCCGCAGTTCGTCCTCCCCCTCGTGGTGCGCATCGAGCGCGCCGCGCCCCCGGCCCGTACCGACGCCCTGGAGACCTCGGCCCGCGCGGTCCTGGAGATCCTGGCGGACGAGCGCTCGCAGGGCGAGGGCGAGTGGGCGCGGGCCATCGAGGACTGGCAGGACGCCCGGATCCGCAAGGTGGTGCGCCGGGCGCGCGGTGCGGAGTGGCGCCGCGCGGAGGCCCTGCCGGGTCTGACGGTGACGAGTGCTCAGGGCACGGAGGTACGGGTCTTCCCGCCGGTCCCGCTGGACGGCTGGCCCAAGGACCTGGCCCGGCTCCAGGTCTCGGGCACCGACCTGGAGGACCCGGCGGCGCCGGGCCCGGCCCCGGCGGAGTGGCCCGTGCTGTGGCTCAACCCCGAGCTCGACATGTCGGCCGGCAAGACGATGGCCCAGACCGGCCACGGCGCGCAGCTCCTCTGGTGGCGTCTGTCCGACGCCGACCGCAAGGCCTGGCGCGCCGCCGGCTTCCCCCTCTCCGTCCGCACCGCCGACCCGGCCCGCTGGCCGCACCTCACGTCGGGCGAGCTCCCGGTGGTCCAGGACGCGGGCTTCACCGAGATCGCGCCGGGCTCGTGCACGGTGGTGTCCGAGTACCCGGCGCTCGGGATCCGGGCGGCCGACGGCGCCTGA
- a CDS encoding TIGR04222 domain-containing membrane protein, translating to MNTIAFLYYLFFTPFAAVLVAKLRRIRRTPPGGVAVHDRYETAFLNGGPARVADTAITALHADGRLMVGGPGIVQVLRPTAYDPVERAVLQELSSALTAALGPLRFAVMRHPAVQEIGDGLAARGLILQPRACRSAGVWGAFVGMFCGMATLFALMFSLPDLVGFGPRQVPFVLKVLPVLAVTLTAAVMCAVAGKRRVTPAGRAAVDAFARSQAVADPALLVTLQGLPGLPDPVLRDQLATTARSYRPAPPPRRSAAHHHHPSTSSSSSDAALLPVMWCAAAAGGEGGGCGGGGSSCSSGSSCSGGGGVSGCSSSSGSSCSSSSGSSCSSSSGSSCGSSS from the coding sequence GTGAACACCATCGCCTTCCTCTACTACCTGTTCTTCACTCCGTTCGCCGCCGTCCTCGTCGCCAAGCTGCGCCGGATCCGGCGCACCCCGCCCGGCGGCGTCGCGGTGCACGACCGTTACGAGACGGCGTTCCTCAACGGCGGCCCGGCCCGGGTCGCCGACACGGCGATCACCGCCCTGCATGCGGACGGGCGGCTCATGGTGGGCGGCCCCGGCATCGTGCAGGTGCTGCGGCCGACCGCGTACGACCCGGTCGAGCGGGCGGTCCTCCAGGAGCTGTCGAGTGCGCTGACGGCGGCCCTTGGCCCGCTGCGGTTCGCCGTGATGCGGCACCCGGCGGTGCAGGAGATCGGCGACGGGCTCGCCGCGCGCGGGCTGATCCTGCAGCCGCGGGCGTGCCGCTCGGCGGGCGTGTGGGGGGCCTTCGTGGGCATGTTCTGCGGCATGGCGACGCTGTTCGCCCTGATGTTCTCGCTGCCCGACCTCGTCGGCTTCGGGCCGCGGCAGGTGCCCTTCGTCCTGAAGGTGCTTCCGGTGCTCGCGGTCACGCTGACCGCGGCCGTGATGTGCGCGGTCGCGGGGAAGCGGCGGGTCACTCCGGCGGGGCGGGCGGCGGTCGACGCCTTCGCCCGGTCGCAGGCCGTCGCGGACCCGGCCCTGCTCGTGACCCTGCAGGGCCTGCCCGGGCTGCCCGACCCCGTACTGCGCGACCAGCTCGCCACGACGGCCCGCAGCTACCGCCCGGCGCCGCCGCCGCGCCGCTCCGCCGCGCACCACCACCACCCGTCCACCTCCTCGTCCTCGTCCGACGCCGCCCTGCTGCCCGTGATGTGGTGCGCGGCGGCGGCCGGCGGCGAGGGCGGCGGCTGCGGGGGCGGCGGGAGTTCGTGCTCCAGCGGCAGTTCGTGCTCCGGGGGCGGCGGCGTCAGCGGCTGCTCCTCGTCCAGCGGCAGTTCGTGCTCGTCCTCGTCGGGCAGTTCCTGCTCCTCCAGCAGCGGTTCGAGCTGCGGTTCCAGCTCGTAG